In the Nitrospiria bacterium genome, one interval contains:
- the lpxK gene encoding tetraacyldisaccharide 4'-kinase, which translates to MEPWLGKGKRIANWGPGAKNILFFPLTLLSFVFLMAVFLRVFLYRAGIFTTQKLNCKVVSVGNLTVGGTGKTPLILAMAKQFRDLGERVVVISRGYKGRKKEKITIASQGDGPLVSWEEVGEEPFLLADRCEGVPVLVGKNRYEVGRFALENFRPTVILLDDGFQHLKLFRDLNVLLIDCTAPFGNGYLLPRGPLREPLSHIKRASAIVFSRVSQSKNLQQIKQKIEPWIEEKPVFHLNFFPMGFVSIGTKKEEDLTLVKGKKILAVSGIGNPFNFHQTLLKLGPQEVLEKVFPDHYFYSRRDFKKILDAGKGMDCIITTEKDGVKLERFLGKGSSLWALRIEGRITEGEEWMDFLTKNNHGFE; encoded by the coding sequence CCGTGGCTTGGAAAGGGAAAAAGGATTGCGAACTGGGGTCCTGGGGCCAAAAATATTTTATTTTTTCCATTAACCCTTTTATCATTTGTTTTTTTAATGGCCGTGTTCCTCAGGGTTTTCCTGTACCGTGCAGGAATTTTCACTACGCAAAAACTCAACTGTAAGGTGGTCAGTGTTGGCAATTTAACTGTTGGAGGTACCGGGAAAACTCCCTTGATATTGGCAATGGCCAAACAATTTCGTGATTTGGGAGAACGGGTTGTGGTCATCAGCAGGGGATATAAAGGAAGAAAAAAGGAAAAAATAACGATTGCCTCTCAAGGCGATGGGCCTCTGGTTTCCTGGGAAGAAGTGGGTGAAGAACCTTTTTTATTGGCCGACCGATGCGAGGGGGTTCCTGTCTTGGTGGGAAAAAACCGTTATGAGGTGGGGCGGTTTGCTTTGGAAAATTTTCGACCCACGGTTATTCTTTTGGATGATGGTTTTCAGCATCTAAAGCTTTTTCGGGATTTAAATGTTCTTTTGATTGATTGCACCGCTCCCTTCGGAAATGGTTATCTTCTTCCCCGGGGTCCACTCAGGGAACCTTTATCCCATATCAAAAGGGCATCCGCCATTGTTTTTAGCCGTGTGAGCCAATCAAAAAACCTACAACAGATAAAACAAAAAATTGAACCTTGGATTGAGGAGAAACCTGTTTTTCATTTAAATTTTTTTCCGATGGGTTTTGTTTCTATCGGAACCAAAAAGGAAGAGGACCTTACCCTGGTGAAGGGGAAAAAAATTTTGGCCGTTTCCGGAATCGGAAATCCTTTTAATTTTCACCAAACCCTTTTGAAATTAGGTCCCCAAGAGGTTTTAGAAAAAGTATTTCCGGATCATTATTTTTATTCCCGTCGGGATTTTAAAAAAATACTGGATGCCGGTAAAGGGATGGATTGTATTATTACGACCGAGAAAGATGGGGTTAAGCTCGAACGTTTTCTTGGGAAGGGATCTTCCTTATGGGCCTTGAGGATCGAGGGAAGAATTACGGAAGGAGAGGAATGGATGGATTTTCTAACCAAAAACAATCACGGTTTTGAATAG